One genomic region from Actinomycetota bacterium encodes:
- a CDS encoding diacylglycerol kinase family protein: protein MATTNVEAPGGATVTQRWLARLALVTAAAAVLMPPLVAGLRQSLALVLVGLAGLALTLAGAWWALTNKGLVRGLAVALAVAAPLTVLVLYTRARLTWLVLLALGLLVLALAAGRAALRRDVIPEKLPEYDVPPPRRPFMIMNPRSGGGKVVRFGLKDKAEALGATVALLEGPGVVDVGELARRAVADGADLLGVAGGDGTQALVAGIAAEHGIPLMVISAGTRNHFALDLGLDREDPSRCLDALRDGVELHVDLGFIGDRPFVNNASFGAYAAVVQSPAYRDDKTRTTLDLLPGLLVGHQGPRLVARAGNVTIEGPQAVLVSNNVYGMGDIAGLGRRARLDQATLGLFAVTVASAVQAAGLVRGTQSRGLTRLAGRQVVVDADASQIPVGVDGEALVLDTPVRCTVQPAALRVRVPRDRPGVPDPKPIMDWKRLWHIALTVSGPVSGAARPP from the coding sequence ATGGCGACCACCAACGTGGAAGCGCCGGGAGGCGCGACCGTCACCCAGCGGTGGCTGGCTCGCCTGGCCCTGGTGACCGCCGCGGCGGCCGTGCTGATGCCGCCGCTGGTGGCAGGACTTCGGCAGAGCCTGGCCTTGGTGCTGGTCGGGTTGGCCGGCCTGGCCCTGACCTTGGCCGGGGCGTGGTGGGCGCTGACCAACAAGGGCCTGGTGCGGGGCCTGGCGGTCGCGCTGGCGGTGGCGGCGCCGCTGACGGTCCTGGTGCTGTACACCCGTGCCCGGCTGACCTGGCTGGTCCTGCTGGCGTTGGGGCTGTTGGTGCTGGCCTTGGCCGCCGGCAGGGCTGCGCTGCGCCGCGATGTCATCCCCGAGAAGCTGCCGGAGTACGACGTCCCGCCGCCCCGGCGGCCGTTCATGATCATGAACCCGCGCTCCGGCGGCGGGAAGGTGGTCAGGTTCGGCCTCAAGGACAAGGCCGAGGCCCTCGGCGCCACCGTCGCCCTGCTGGAAGGGCCCGGGGTGGTGGATGTGGGTGAGCTGGCCCGCCGGGCGGTGGCCGACGGGGCCGACCTGCTGGGGGTGGCCGGCGGGGATGGGACCCAGGCGCTGGTCGCCGGCATCGCGGCCGAGCACGGCATCCCGCTGATGGTCATCTCGGCCGGCACCCGCAACCACTTCGCCCTGGATCTGGGGCTGGACCGTGAGGACCCATCCCGCTGCCTGGATGCGCTGCGCGACGGTGTCGAGCTCCATGTCGACCTGGGGTTCATCGGCGACCGCCCGTTCGTCAACAACGCCTCCTTCGGCGCCTATGCCGCCGTGGTGCAGAGCCCGGCCTACCGCGACGACAAGACCCGCACCACCCTGGACCTGCTGCCAGGACTGCTGGTCGGCCACCAGGGGCCGCGGCTGGTCGCCCGGGCCGGGAATGTGACCATCGAGGGGCCGCAGGCGGTCCTGGTCTCCAACAACGTCTACGGGATGGGCGACATCGCCGGGCTGGGGCGCCGGGCCCGGCTCGACCAGGCGACCCTGGGCCTGTTCGCCGTCACCGTCGCCAGCGCGGTCCAGGCGGCCGGCCTTGTCCGCGGGACACAATCCCGTGGGCTCACCAGGCTGGCCGGGCGCCAGGTCGTGGTCGACGCCGATGCATCCCAGATCCCGGTTGGGGTCGACGGCGAGGCGCTGGTGCTGGACACGCCCGTCCGCTGCACTGTGCAGCCGGCCGCCCTGCGGGTCCGGGTGCCCCGTGACCGTCCTGGTGTGCCCGATCCCAAGCCAATCATGGACTGGAAGCGGCTGTGGCACATCGCCCTGACCGTATCTGGCCCGGTCTCCGGGGCGGCCCGGCCACCTTGA